ATTATTCTGGTTTAGCCAGTGAAATCGTAGATAATGTATAATTTTTTAATAAATTTACTAATTTATTATATAAGTACATTTATATTGATATTTATCATGTATTTTAATAATTTTTATCTTCAAAATTACATGTTTCTTTTATTTTTTCATTCTAATTTATTTTGATTAATAATAAATTTTTTATTTAATACAAAAAAAAATATTTTAAGATTAAAAAATCTTTTATATAAAATACTTACAATATATTTTTTTAAAAAAAAGTGTATAGATATTATATATTATAAAAAAATAAGTGAAATGTATGTTAAAATTAATTATAATAGTTAAAACAATTATTTCAATATATAAAACTTTTTTTACAAAAAAATTAAATTCATAAGAAACCATTTATATAATGTAATATAATTAAAAATATAAATATTTGAGTCATAAAAAAATGTTAATTATGATAAACTTATAGTTTATTGTTAATAAATAAAAAATTATAATATTTTTTATGTTTTTTAGTTATTTTTTTGAAAAAAATATTTTTTAAGATTTTTTTTATAAATATGTAAAAAATATTTTTACTTAAAATAAATTATATGTAAATACTTTTTTAAAAAAATAGTATTTACATACATAATAAAAATTATTATACACAAATAAAAAAATGAATATATTATGTTATCAAAAAAGAAAATATTGATTACTGGAATTACAAATAAAAATTCTATTGCTTTTGGTATTGCAACATCTATGTATCAAAATAAAGCTCAATTAGCATTTAGTTATCAAAATGAAAAAATAAAAAATAGAATGATTAATTTTGCAAAAAAATTTCAATCTAATATTGTTATACAATGTGATTTTAAAAAAAAAAAAAATATTGTAAATTTATTTAAACAATTGAAAAATTATTGGAAAAATTTTGATGGTTTTGTTCATTCTGTTGCTTTTACAGATGATTTATCATTACAAAAAGATTATTTAGCGTCTTTAACAAAAAAAAACTTTTTATATACTCATAATATCACTTCTTATACTTTTTCTGCTTTGGCTAAATATAGTCAACATATGTTAAATAGTAATTCCTCATTATTAACTTTATCTTTTTTAGGATCACAACGTGTGATCCCATATTATAATGTAATGGGCGTTGCTAAAGCTTCTTTAGAAGCTAACATTCGTTATATGGCATATTCTTTAGGTACAAAACAAATACGAGTAAATGGTATATCTGCTCCACCTATAAAAACAATTGCATCTAAATCAATTAAACATTTTTACAAAATTTTTCAAAATTATAATGATAATAAACCTTTAAAACGTACTGTTAGTATTTATGATATTGGAAATGTTGCTTCGTTTTTATGTTCTGATTTATCCAGTAGTATCTCTGGTCAAATAATTTATACAGATAGTGGATATAATATTATTTAATATTTTCAATATTTTTATTATTTTATAATTTTTATGTTGATTTTTTGATTTTTTTTTAATAAAAAAAAATTTCTTTCTTTTAAATAAAGAACAATATATAATTTTTTTTATTTCATTTATTTTTTACATTTTGAACTTTATTATTTCTTTTTATTTTAGGATAAATCATGATTTTTCATAATCACATTATATTAAAAAAATTAAAAAAAGCTTTTGAAAATAACAAAAAGAAAGTTGAAGGAATTGTAAAAGGAACAAAAAAGGGATTTGGTTTTTTAGAAAGTGATAGTCAAAAAAAGTATTTTATTCCTCCAATATATATGAAAAAAGTCATGCATGGAGATCGAATTATTGCAGTGATTGAAGAAAATAATGAACGTTGTATAGCTAAACCTATAAAATTAATTAAACCTTTTTTAAATACCTTTGTAGGACAAATTATTATCGAAAATAAAAAGATGTATATTATTCCAGAACATCATATATTAAGAAAAACAATTATTTATACTAATGATACAATAAAAAATTCTCCTCTTAATCATCAGGATTGGGTAATGGCTCAATTAGTACACCATAAATTAAATGGAAATGTTAATTTTTATGCAGATATTAAAGAATTTATTTCACATGATAAAAATATGTTAAAACCTTGGTTAATTATTTTGTCAAAATATAACATTAGTAAATTACCTCCTATGGTAGAAATCAAAAAATATACAAAAATAGAAAAATCTGAAAGAGTTGATTTAACTCATCTACATTTTATCACTATTGATAATAGTAGTACCAAAGATATTGATGATGCAATTTTTATAAAAAAAAATGATTTAAATCAATTTATATTATATATTGCAATATCCGATCCTACTGCATATATTCCATATTCTAGCAAATTAGATTCATTTGCATCTCAAAGAGGTTTTACAAATTATTTTCCAAATTTTAATATACCTATGTTACCAAGAGAATTATCAGAAGATATATATTCTTTAAAAGAATCCGAAAAAAGAGCAGTATTAGTGTGTAAAATATTAATTGAAAAAAATGGATCGATTGTAAAAAATAGTATCAATTTTTTTTTAGCGTGGATTATTTCTAAATCTCAATTATCTTATGAATATGTTGATAAATGGATTAAACAAAAAGAGCAGACATGGAAGCCAAAAAATACCCAAATTGAAAAACAAATTCGTACACTCTTTCATTTATGTAATATAAGAATGACATGGAGAAAAAATAATTGTATCTTATTCAAAGATAAAATTGATTATCAATTTCATTTTGATGAAAATAATAATATTACGCATATTTCTATAGAGAAACGAAATATAGCACATCATATGATTGAAGAAGCTATGATTTTAGCTAATTATGCTGCTGCAATTTTTTTAAAAAAAAATATTAATAAAGGAATTTTTAATATTCATTCTGGTTTTGATTTAAAAAATATAAAAAAAATAAATAATTTTTTATTAAAAAATGGTTGGAATAATAAATTAAAAAATAAATTAGTATTAAAAGAGTTTTGTGAAATTATTCGATTTATATATAATTTATCTGATAATTATGTACTTTCTCGATTAAGAAAACTTCAATCTTTTGGAGGACTTAGTTATCATGCATATCCTCATTTTGCCTTAGGATTGAATATGTATGCTACTTGGACTTCTCCTATTAGGAAATATACTGATATGATTAATCATCGTTTAATTAAATTAGTATTATTAAATCAAAATAATGATTTTTTAATATTAAATCGTAAACTCCTTACAAGAATTACTGAAATTAAAAAAAGAAATCGAATTGCTGAAAAAGAAATACAAGAATGGTTATATTTTATTTATTTAAATAAAAATAATTATCTTAATAAAAAACTAAAAGGAGAAATTGTTGATGTAAAAAACAATGGTATAAAAGTACAATTGATAAAAATAGGTGCTATTGTTTTTGTTCCATCTTGTTTTTTATATAATGTTAAAAATAATTTTTTTTGTAATAAAGAAGAAGGGATTATATATATAAATGGACAACCTATATATAGAATTACTGATTTAGTAAAAGTCAAAATAATAGAAATGAATAATGCAACTAGAAATATTATTGCAGAATTATGTTATTGAAGATGATTCAAGTTTAATATTTTTTTTAAAATATTCAATTATTTAAATAAAAATAAATAATATTTTTGTTAAATTTTTATTTTTATAAAAAACATCTCATTGATTTATATTATAAATATATATGAAAATATTAATTGAAATGTTATATATACAAATATAAATTTTTTTTACCTTGTATTTATTTTAAGCTTTCAGTAATTTTTTTATTATACTAAAAAATTATATTATTGTATTTTTACTCAATATTTTGAAATTGCTTATTTTCATTTTAATTTAAGTTAGGGGTAAATATGCATTTCATTTTTTCAAATTTTTTTCTGTATATAAATTTGTTTTTTAGTTTATTTGCTTTGATTAATCCTATTGGTATGGTTCCAATTTTTACTGCTATGACTTATAGTCAATCAAAATTAGAAAGAAAAAAGATTAATTATATTGCTAATATAAGTGTTTTTTTTATATTATCTATGTCTTTATTTTTAGGGGATATAGTACTGAATTTCTTTGGTATTTCTATGAGCGCCTTTCAGATTTCAGGAGGTATACTAGTAGCTAGTATAGCATTTTCAATGATTAATGGGACTTTAACAAAAAAAAATAATTTAAAAAAACAAAAGATAATTACAGAAAATATTGGTGTTGTTCCTTTAGCCATGCCTTTAATTGCAGGTCCTGGATCTATTAGTGCTACAATAATGTGGGGATCACAACATTCTGGAATTATACACACATTTTTAGGAATAATGATTATTGGTGTATTTACTTTTTTTTGTTGGATATTATTTCAGACAGCTGATACAGTTTTAAACGTATTGGGAACATCAGGAATTAATATTATTACACGTATAATGGGTTTATTATTAATGGCTTTAGGAATTGAATTAATCCTACAAGGTATTATATCTTTTTTGTCTATTTTTATATAATTTTTTTTTGAAAAATATAGTATTTTTTAATAATTTATTTATTTTTTAAAAAAATTTTAATATTAAGTTTAATAAAAAATATGAAAGTAAAAAAAAAAAATAATGATTGTTTAAAAAAAATTTTTGTTAGGAAATTAGGTATACAAAAATGGGAATATATTTATAGAAACATGAATTTTTTTACTGAAATAAGAAATGCAAATACTGTTGATGAAATATGGTTGGTAGAACACTATCCAATATTTACTATTGGTCAAACTGAATACATTAATCAAAAAAAAAACATCAATTGTTATAATAACATTCCTGTTATGCCAAGTAATCGTGGTGGAAAAATTACTTATCATGGACCTGGACAACAAATCGTTTATTTTTTAATTAATTTGAAACGTATGAATTTAAATATACGTAATTTTATTAATTTGATTGAAACGATAGTGATCAATACTTTGAATTTTTTTTCTATTCAAAGTATTTCTAGTACTATTCATCCAGGTATTTATATTAAAAAAAAAAAAATTTGTTCATTTGGTTTAAGAATTAAAAAAAATTGTACATTACACGGTTTAAGTTTAAATGTTAAAATGGATTTAAGACCATTCAATAATATTGAACCTTGTGGTTTAAAAAATATTAAAATGACTCAAATATCAGATTTTTTTAGTGATATAACTATTCAAAATGTTCAAAACGTTTTAATTAGTGAATTATCTAAATTAATTGATAGAAAAATAGTTCTTTTGAATCACTGGAATTATAAATAAATTTAAAAAAATATTGGTTAGGTTATGCGTTATAAATTAATTTGTATTGATTATGTTTATAGTAAAATATAACTATGTATATATAGGAATGTATAATTTATATGAATAATAAAGATTGTATCGTTCGTCAACAAAATAATTTAGCTTTTAAAAAAAAAATAAAAAAACCAAAATGGATTAAAGTTAAAATTATAACAGATGATTATAAAATTAATTATATGAAATCTATTTTAAGAAAAAATAATTTGCATTCAGTATGTGAAGAAGCTCAATGTCCTAATTTGCAGGAATGTTTTAATAATGGCACCGTAACTTTTATGATTTTAGGAGCTATATGTACCAGAAAATGTCCATTTTGTGCTGTTCTTAAAGGTCGACCTTTACCTCCTGATGAAAATGAACCACAAAAATTAACAAAAATGATTAATAAATTAAAGATTAAACATATAGTTTTAACATCTGTTACAAGAGATGATTTAAAAGATGGTGGTGCACAACATTTTGTCAAAGTAATAAAAAAAATTAGAGAATTAAAAAAAAATATTATTGTTGAAATATTAGTTCCTGATTTTAAACATTGTTCTGAATTAGCTCTTTCTTTATTGTCTACTTTTACTCCTGATATTTTTAATCATAATTTAGAAAGTGTTCCAAGATTATATAAAATTGTTCGTCCTGGTGCAAATTATACTCGTTCATTAAATCTTTTAAAAAATTTTAAACAAAAAAATCCAAAAATATTAACTAAATCTGGAATTATGCTAGGACTTGGTGAAACAAAAGAAGAAATTATTGATGTAATAAAAGATTTATCTATTCATAAAGTAGATATGTTAACGATAGGACAATATTTACAACCGAGTGATATGCATCTTCCAGTAATTCGTTATTTAACTCCATCTGAATTTTTAAATATTAAAAAAATTGCACTTTCTTTTGGTTTTCTTAACGTTTTT
This Buchnera aphidicola (Thelaxes californica) DNA region includes the following protein-coding sequences:
- a CDS encoding enoyl-ACP reductase, producing MLSKKKILITGITNKNSIAFGIATSMYQNKAQLAFSYQNEKIKNRMINFAKKFQSNIVIQCDFKKKKNIVNLFKQLKNYWKNFDGFVHSVAFTDDLSLQKDYLASLTKKNFLYTHNITSYTFSALAKYSQHMLNSNSSLLTLSFLGSQRVIPYYNVMGVAKASLEANIRYMAYSLGTKQIRVNGISAPPIKTIASKSIKHFYKIFQNYNDNKPLKRTVSIYDIGNVASFLCSDLSSSISGQIIYTDSGYNII
- a CDS encoding YchE family NAAT transporter is translated as MHFIFSNFFLYINLFFSLFALINPIGMVPIFTAMTYSQSKLERKKINYIANISVFFILSMSLFLGDIVLNFFGISMSAFQISGGILVASIAFSMINGTLTKKNNLKKQKIITENIGVVPLAMPLIAGPGSISATIMWGSQHSGIIHTFLGIMIIGVFTFFCWILFQTADTVLNVLGTSGINIITRIMGLLLMALGIELILQGIISFLSIFI
- a CDS encoding exoribonuclease II, translated to MIFHNHIILKKLKKAFENNKKKVEGIVKGTKKGFGFLESDSQKKYFIPPIYMKKVMHGDRIIAVIEENNERCIAKPIKLIKPFLNTFVGQIIIENKKMYIIPEHHILRKTIIYTNDTIKNSPLNHQDWVMAQLVHHKLNGNVNFYADIKEFISHDKNMLKPWLIILSKYNISKLPPMVEIKKYTKIEKSERVDLTHLHFITIDNSSTKDIDDAIFIKKNDLNQFILYIAISDPTAYIPYSSKLDSFASQRGFTNYFPNFNIPMLPRELSEDIYSLKESEKRAVLVCKILIEKNGSIVKNSINFFLAWIISKSQLSYEYVDKWIKQKEQTWKPKNTQIEKQIRTLFHLCNIRMTWRKNNCILFKDKIDYQFHFDENNNITHISIEKRNIAHHMIEEAMILANYAAAIFLKKNINKGIFNIHSGFDLKNIKKINNFLLKNGWNNKLKNKLVLKEFCEIIRFIYNLSDNYVLSRLRKLQSFGGLSYHAYPHFALGLNMYATWTSPIRKYTDMINHRLIKLVLLNQNNDFLILNRKLLTRITEIKKRNRIAEKEIQEWLYFIYLNKNNYLNKKLKGEIVDVKNNGIKVQLIKIGAIVFVPSCFLYNVKNNFFCNKEEGIIYINGQPIYRITDLVKVKIIEMNNATRNIIAELCY
- the lipA gene encoding lipoyl synthase produces the protein MNNKDCIVRQQNNLAFKKKIKKPKWIKVKIITDDYKINYMKSILRKNNLHSVCEEAQCPNLQECFNNGTVTFMILGAICTRKCPFCAVLKGRPLPPDENEPQKLTKMINKLKIKHIVLTSVTRDDLKDGGAQHFVKVIKKIRELKKNIIVEILVPDFKHCSELALSLLSTFTPDIFNHNLESVPRLYKIVRPGANYTRSLNLLKNFKQKNPKILTKSGIMLGLGETKEEIIDVIKDLSIHKVDMLTIGQYLQPSDMHLPVIRYLTPSEFLNIKKIALSFGFLNVFCSPFARSSYHADQQCSIQ
- the lipB gene encoding lipoyl(octanoyl) transferase LipB — protein: MKVKKKNNDCLKKIFVRKLGIQKWEYIYRNMNFFTEIRNANTVDEIWLVEHYPIFTIGQTEYINQKKNINCYNNIPVMPSNRGGKITYHGPGQQIVYFLINLKRMNLNIRNFINLIETIVINTLNFFSIQSISSTIHPGIYIKKKKICSFGLRIKKNCTLHGLSLNVKMDLRPFNNIEPCGLKNIKMTQISDFFSDITIQNVQNVLISELSKLIDRKIVLLNHWNYK